ACTTATTTGTTCATACAACATTTGCATATCTTCTTCCGAGAGCATCTCCTGATGCTTTTGAATTACGTTTTGGTCATAGCGGATAGCAGGTCCTGTCTGAGCTTGAGAAGGCAACATAAAATGCACCTTGGCAGCCGTTTCGTCGATCAACGGCAGTAAATAATCGAATGGTAAATCTTGCTCTTCTACTATCCGTGCAGCCAACGCGTACATATGATTCGTAAAATTACATGCAAAAACGGCAGCCAGATGTAACATTTTCCTTTTTGCCGAAGGAAGTACCTTTACTTGGGAAGTAAGAAGTGCGGCCACTGAAGCCAAAAAAACCACATCTTCTTCATTATTTGCCTCGATAAAAAAAGGAATCCGGCTAAAAACGACCTCTCGTTCCTTACTGAATGTTTGGAGCGGATATAATACTCCATACCGGCTGGCGTATCCTTCGAACACACTCATGGGAATACTCCCCGCCGTATGTACCCAAAGCCCCCCGTTCGGGACCATCTGAGAAATAATTTTATCCAGTACTGCATCTTTTAAAGAAAAAACATACAAGTCGGCATCCGGTAAAATCTGCTCTATAGAATCCGTATACGGGCATCCCAGCTTTAGAGCTAAAATTTCCCCACTCTGCAGGGTACGGCTATATATCTGATGGATAGTAATCCCTGCCTTTTGCATTTCCAAAGCCAGGCGTGTTGCCAAATTACCGGCGCCTATGAACGTAACCTTCATTTTATTGACTATTCTTATTTTTCAGGCATAGTAAATTTATCGATATGCACTTTTTCCCATTGCAGGTGGGCATCGTCAAAAGGTTTACGCTCCTGAGCCTTATGACCGATTCCTATAATGCACAGCACTTGCAATTGGTAAGGGATATCCAAGAGAGAACGGACATACTCGTCGGCATCCAGTTCATCCGGTGTAACCCGGTTGCGGATTTGTACCCAACAACTACCCAATCCGAGGTCTTCGGCTTGTAATTGCATATAAATAGCTGCAATGGAAGCATCTTCAATCCACACATCGCTCACCGTTCCATCGGCGGTCACTACAATAGCTAATGCACATTCTTCCAGAAATGCCGCTCCGTGTTCCTTGCTGGCAGCTAATTTTTTCAGCATGTCCTTATTATCTACCAATATAAATTGCCAAGGATTTTTACGCTTGGAAGACGGTGCTTTCAAAGCAGCCGCCATAATCATCTCTACCTCTTCCGGAGAAAGCAATTCGGAAGTAAATTTCCGGGTGCTCCGCCGGGTTGTGATAAGTTCTGCAAAACTATTCATACCTTATATTACTTAATAAAAATTCAAATTAGAAGATCAGAAGTGATAGACAAAAGTAAGGATAAAATTCGGTTCTCCCAAAAGTTCTTTTCTTAGTAACTCCCTAAATACAAGTACTGCTCAAATTAATTAAAGAAAAATTTCCGGTTTCGGTAAAAACCCGTACATTTGCATCACTTATAAAAAACAATACAGTATTAATCTCTAATTAATTATCATCATGGATATTACACATATCGAGCATTTA
The genomic region above belongs to Parabacteroides pacaensis and contains:
- a CDS encoding nitroreductase family protein, whose protein sequence is MNSFAELITTRRSTRKFTSELLSPEEVEMIMAAALKAPSSKRKNPWQFILVDNKDMLKKLAASKEHGAAFLEECALAIVVTADGTVSDVWIEDASIAAIYMQLQAEDLGLGSCWVQIRNRVTPDELDADEYVRSLLDIPYQLQVLCIIGIGHKAQERKPFDDAHLQWEKVHIDKFTMPEK
- a CDS encoding Rossmann-like and DUF2520 domain-containing protein, translated to MKVTFIGAGNLATRLALEMQKAGITIHQIYSRTLQSGEILALKLGCPYTDSIEQILPDADLYVFSLKDAVLDKIISQMVPNGGLWVHTAGSIPMSVFEGYASRYGVLYPLQTFSKEREVVFSRIPFFIEANNEEDVVFLASVAALLTSQVKVLPSAKRKMLHLAAVFACNFTNHMYALAARIVEEQDLPFDYLLPLIDETAAKVHFMLPSQAQTGPAIRYDQNVIQKHQEMLSEEDMQMLYEQISKSIYKEASRK